GTGCTGGTGAATCCAGTCTTTAGAGAATTTATTCTTGGCCATTACCGTACAATTCCACGCATGCCTATATTAGAACTTACCTCTCGCGAGCGCAGCGACCTGCGGTCCGCCGCTCACCCTCTGCGCCCCGTCGTCCTGATTGGCGACAACGGCTTGACCGACGCCGTGCTGAAGGAAATCGATCTGGCGCTGACTTCGCATGGCCTCATCAAGGTTCGCGCGGGCGGCGACGACCGTGAAGCCCGGGACGCCATGCTCGCCACGATCTGCGAGACGCTATCCTGCGCGCCTGTGCATCACTTGGGCAAGACCCTGATCCTGTTCCGCCCGCTGGCCGGCAACATCAAGCCCGCCGCGCTGGCCGCCCAGGAACCCGAAGCGCCTGCAAAACGCCG
The DNA window shown above is from Achromobacter spanius and carries:
- a CDS encoding YhbY family RNA-binding protein → MPILELTSRERSDLRSAAHPLRPVVLIGDNGLTDAVLKEIDLALTSHGLIKVRAGGDDREARDAMLATICETLSCAPVHHLGKTLILFRPLAGNIKPAALAAQEPEAPAKRRASEPYTPKKLAAEGRTLAKRPRRSESEEPAPAKKRYVPQDELNKNGKPMRPSNKRSTAGGHGIPRRAGSALSLRAGARSGTSRKTAKR